The nucleotide window TTCTTGAATATTTTTAAGAACTCGGCAGTCGCTTCCACCATTGGTTTACTTGAGCTTTCCGCCCAAGCACGCCAACTCAGCGACTATACAGCGCATACCTACGAGTCTTTTATTATAGTCACCGCCTCTTATGCGTTGATTAATCTGGCAGTGATGCTTTTCATGCGCTGGGTTGAGCGAACCTCCCGGTTACCCGGTCAAATCGGAGGGAAATAATGTATCAGTTTAATTGGAGTGGCATTTCATCTTCTCTGCCAACCTTAGCGCAGGGTATGCTGATCACCGTGCAAATTACGGTTGCTGCGGTCATTGTTGGCATTATTTGGGGAACCATGCTTGCGTTATTGAGGCTTTCGCCGATCAAGCCGCTGGCCTGGTTTGCGAAGTGCTATGTGACGATTTTTCGTTCGATTCCGCTGGTCATGGTGCTTTTGTGGTTCTTCCTATTGGTGCCGCAGTTGCTCAAATCTTTGCTTGATCTGCCGCCTGATGTCGACATCCGTTTCGTTTCAGCAATCATCGCATTTTCTTTGTTTGAAGCCGCTTACTATTCGGAAATTATTCGCGCGGGGATTCAAAGTGTGCCGCGTGGGCAGGTTTATGCCGCTAATGCACTGGGTATGACGTATATGCAATCGATGCGTTTAGTGGTTTTGCCGCAAGCTTTCCGCGCCATGGTGCCGTTACTGTTAACTCAGGGCATTGTGCTGTTTCAGGATACGGCCTTAGTCTATGTGATTGGCTTGGCGGACTTCTTTCGCACCGCGACCAATATTGGCGAACGCGACGGGCAGCTAGTTGAAATGGTGCTTTTTGCTGGGGCATGCTACTTTGTTATTTGCTTGTTTGCCTCCAATCTCGTCAGACGTTTTCAAAAAAGGTATTCAAGATGATTTCTCTTAAAGGCGTTTCTAAATGGTATGGTCCGTTTCAGGTCCTGGCTGATTGTAGTACTGAAGTGAACAAAGGCGAAGTCGTGGTGGTATGTGGGCCATCGGGTTCAGGTAAATCGACGTTGATTAAAACCGTCAATGGACTTGAGGCATTCCAGCAAGGCGAAATCTTACTGGATGGCCAGTCAGTCGGAGCTAAAGGCACTGATTTGTCTAAACTGCGGGCTAAAGTCGGTATGGTGTTTCAGCATTTTGAGCTCTTTCCTCATTTGTCGATCACCGAGAACCTAACCTTGGCGCAAGTTAAAGTGCTCGGTCGTAGTGAAGCAGAGGCGAGAGCAAAAGGCATGAAGTTGCTACAACGCGTTGGCTTGCGGGCCCATGCAGATAAATATCCGGGGCAATTATCCGGTGGTCAGCAGCAGCGCGTAGCGATTGCTCGTGCGCTGTCAATGGACCCGATCGCGATGTTATTTGATGAACCTACTTCCGCACTGGATCCAGAGATGATTAATGAGGTGCTGGATGTGATGGTCGAGCTTGCGCGTGAAGGAATGACCATGATGTGTGTGACGCACGAAATGGGGTTCGCGAAGAAGGTTGCGCATCGCGTGATCTTTATGGATAAGGGCGCAATTATTGAAGATGTGCCTAAAGATGAATTTTTTGAAAATCCGAAGTCAGAGCGCGCGAAAGAGTTTTTGGCAAAGATTTTGCATTGAGCTGGGGTCTGTGGGTGGTATAAATGCGGGCTTAATTCGCTAAGGCGTAAAAAGACCGCATCTATCATCGTTGCATTGGCCTTCTATGTTTAAAGCTGAATAGATCGGGAAATGACACTCAATCGTCAGGTCTCAAACAAGCTTATCCAGTACCTTACGTAGCATCGCCAACATCAAGTCAATTTCGTCTTCGCTGACATTGAGCGCTGGCATAAAGCGTATCAGGTTAGGCCGCGCTGCATTGAGCAACAAACCTTCTGGACTCAATTCACGTGCTTTTTCAACGATTTCATGGCCGATCTCTTTATTTAACAACAAAGCGCGTAATAGACCTGAGCCACGTTCGCCGGCTAG belongs to Mycoavidus sp. B2-EB and includes:
- a CDS encoding amino acid ABC transporter ATP-binding protein → MISLKGVSKWYGPFQVLADCSTEVNKGEVVVVCGPSGSGKSTLIKTVNGLEAFQQGEILLDGQSVGAKGTDLSKLRAKVGMVFQHFELFPHLSITENLTLAQVKVLGRSEAEARAKGMKLLQRVGLRAHADKYPGQLSGGQQQRVAIARALSMDPIAMLFDEPTSALDPEMINEVLDVMVELAREGMTMMCVTHEMGFAKKVAHRVIFMDKGAIIEDVPKDEFFENPKSERAKEFLAKILH
- the gltK gene encoding glutamate/aspartate ABC transporter permease GltK → MYQFNWSGISSSLPTLAQGMLITVQITVAAVIVGIIWGTMLALLRLSPIKPLAWFAKCYVTIFRSIPLVMVLLWFFLLVPQLLKSLLDLPPDVDIRFVSAIIAFSLFEAAYYSEIIRAGIQSVPRGQVYAANALGMTYMQSMRLVVLPQAFRAMVPLLLTQGIVLFQDTALVYVIGLADFFRTATNIGERDGQLVEMVLFAGACYFVICLFASNLVRRFQKRYSR